The following proteins are co-located in the Camelina sativa cultivar DH55 chromosome 12, Cs, whole genome shotgun sequence genome:
- the LOC104732822 gene encoding receptor-like protein 12: MAYNLMSHRILEPLSKLANLMRLDLSFQKTPYTFNFDFLLFKSLERLDLSGNSVSVVGTGSENLTHLHLSSCNITEFPMYIKDLQRLWWLDISNNRIKGKVPELLWNLPSMAYVNISHNSFDSLEGTPKVILNSSISDLDLSSNAFKGSFPIIPPYVHIMAASYNYFTGGIPLTFCKRYKLSLLDLSNNNFSGSIPRCLTNVSLGLQALKLSNNNLTGRLPDIEDRLVLLDVGHNQISGKLPRSLVNCTSLKFLNVEGNRIDDTFPFWLKALPRLELIVLRSNRFHGPISSPDEISLSFSALRIIDISRNSFNGSLPQNYFSNWSVPLVNTPQGYRWPQYTGDEHSKYETPLWSYPSIHLRIKGRSMELEKIPDTYTAIDFSRNSFEGQIPESIGFLKSLIVLDLSNNSFTGHIPSSLAKLKQLESLDLSQNRIAGSIPQELRDLTFLGYVNMSHNRLTGQIPQSTQIGGQPKSSFEGNINLCGLPLQERCFKGNGAPSTPQTQETELPKEENVLNWKAAAIGSGPGVLFGLAIGQALARYKPIIFAFITHIVTFNCQIHKA; encoded by the exons ATGGCCTATAACCTTATGAGTCATCGAATCCTAGAACCTCTCTCAAAATTAGCCAACCTCATGCGTCTTGACTTATCTTTTCAGAAGACACCCTACACATTCAACTTCGATTTCTTGCTCTTCAAGTCTCTAGAGCGTTTGGATCTTTCCGGAAATAGTGTGTCAGTGGTTGGTACCGGTTCTGAAAATTTGACACATCTACACCTGTCCAGCTGCAACATCACTGAGTTCCCCATGTATATCAAGGACCTACAAAGGTTATGGTGGTTGGACATTTCAAATAACAGAATCAAAGGAAAAGTGCCTGAGTTGTTATGGAATTTGCCTTCTATGGCCTATGTAAATATCTCTCACAACTCCTTCGATTCCTTGGAAGGTACGCCAAAAGTAATCCTTAATTCGTCGATTTCGGACTTAGATTTGAGTTCAAATGCCTTTAAAGGATCGTTTCCTATTATTCCACCTTACGTCCACATCATGGCTGCATCATATAATTATTTCACTGGAGGCATACCTCTTACATTCTGCAAAAGATATAAACTGAGTCTCCTTGATCtatcaaacaacaacttcagTGGCTCAATTCCAAGATGCTTGACAAATGTATCACTAGGACTACAAGCGTTGAAACTCAGTAACAACAACCTCACTGGGAGACTTCCGGACATAGAAGATCGCTTAGTACTACTTGATGTTGGCCACAACCAAATAAGTGGGAAGCTTCCAAGGTCACTTGTAAACTGCACAAGTCTAAAGTTTCTAAATGTGGAAGGAAACCGCATCGACGACACTTTCCCTTTCTGGTTGAAGGCTTTGCCGCGTCTTGAATTAATTGTTCTGAGATCAAACAGATTCCATGGTCCCATATCTTCTCCTGATGAGATCTCTCTTTCATTTAGTGCACTGCGGATCATTGACATATCACGTAACAGCTTCAACGGGAGCCTGCCACAAAATTACTTTTCGAATTGGAGTGTACCTTTGGTTAATACTCCACAAGGCTATCGTTGGCCACAGTACACAGGAGATGAACACTCTAAATACGAGACCCCACTTTGGTCTTACCCTTCCATTCATTTGAGAATCAAAGGACGAAGCATGGAGTTGGAGAAGATCCCAGACACATACACAGCCATTGATTTCTCAAGGAATAGTTTTGAAGGACAGATTCCAGAATCAATAGGTTTCTTGAAATCATTGATCGTTTTGGACTTATCTAACAACTCTTTCACAGGTCATATTCCATCTTCTTTGGCCAAACTCAAACAACTCGAGTCACTGGATCTATCTCAAAACCGAATCGCTGGAAGTATTCCTCAAGAGCTAAGGGACCTCACGTTCTTGGGATATGTTAACATGTCACATAACAGACTCACCGGCCAAATACCACAGAGTACACAGATTGGAGGGCAACCTAAATCTTCCTTTGAAGGGAATATCAATCTTTGTGGTCTTCCTCTTCAAGAGAGATGTTTCAAGGGAAATGGAGCACCATCAACACCACAGACACAAGAGACAGAACtgccaaaagaagaaaacgtgTTGAACTGGAAAGCAGCTGCAATAGGCTCTGGACCCGGAGTGTTGTTTGGATTGGCGATCGGACAAGCCCTTGCTCGATACAAACCG ATCATTTTTGCTTTCATTACTCACATAGTCACATTCAATTGTCAAATTCataaagcttaa